The Acidimicrobiales bacterium DNA segment AGGAAGGTGACGTCGTCGCCCGGGTCGCCGGCGCCCACCCGCACCTCCAGGCGGCCCGACGGCAGGGCCAGCTCCCGCAGGTGGGCCTCGACGGCGCGCCCCAGGTCGGGCGCCGCCGCCCGCCGGCGGGCGCCCACCACCGCCTCGGCCCGGGCGAGATCCGCCCGCGCGGCCGCCCGCTCGTCCTCCAGCCGTCGGGCCCGCTCGGTGTGGTGCTCGATGGCGCCGAGGCGGGCCCGGGCCTCGTCGGCGAAGCGGACGACGTCGGCCAGGGACTCGCCGTACTTCCGCCGCAGCTCGTGCAGGGCGCGGCGGCGGGCCCGGACGGCGGCCAGCCGCTCGGGGTCGTCCTCCAGCGACTCGGCGGCGGCGCGCAGCTCGGCGGCCACGTCGGCCGCCTCGGCGGCGAGCGAACGGAGCCGGGTCTCCAGATCGGCCAACGGCGGCCGGCCGGCGACGGCGGCGACGGCCCGGCCCACCACGTCGCCCTCCCCCTCGTCTCCCCGCAGCAACGCCGCCGCCAGCGCCGCCGCGTGGCGCGATGCGGCGGCGTCGGCCAGGGCGTCCTCCTCCGCCTCCAGCACCGATTCCTCGTCGGGGTCGCCGATGGCGGCGGCGTCCAGCTCGGCCAGCTGGAAGCGGAGGAGGTCGGCCTCGCGGGCGCGCGTCCGCTCGTCGCCGCCGAGGTCGGCCAGCGCGGCGTCCAGCTCGCGGACCCGCAGCCGGGCGGCCACCAACGGCCCGTGGTCGACCCCGGCGAAGGCGTCGAGGGCGGCCCGCTGGGCGGCGGCGGCCAGCAGCGACTGGTGGGCGTGCTGGCCGTGCAGGTCGACCAGGCGGCTCCCCGCCTCGGCCAGGGCCGCCACCGGCGCCATGCGCCCGTTCACGTACGCACGCGACCGGCCCGACGCGGGTACCGCCCGGGCCAGCACGACCTCCTCGTCGTCGACCGAGAACCGGCCCTCGACCCACGCCTCGTCCGCTCCGGACCGCACGAGCACGCCGTCCGCCCGGCCGCCCATCAACAGCTCGATGGCCTCCACGAGCATCGTCTT contains these protein-coding regions:
- the recN gene encoding DNA repair protein RecN — translated: MLVELAVRDLGVIAELRVVLGPGMTAVTGETGAGKTMLVEAIELLMGGRADGVLVRSGADEAWVEGRFSVDDEEVVLARAVPASGRSRAYVNGRMAPVAALAEAGSRLVDLHGQHAHQSLLAAAAQRAALDAFAGVDHGPLVAARLRVRELDAALADLGGDERTRAREADLLRFQLAELDAAAIGDPDEESVLEAEEDALADAAASRHAAALAAALLRGDEGEGDVVGRAVAAVAGRPPLADLETRLRSLAAEAADVAAELRAAAESLEDDPERLAAVRARRRALHELRRKYGESLADVVRFADEARARLGAIEHHTERARRLEDERAAARADLARAEAVVGARRRAAAPDLGRAVEAHLRELALPSGRLEVRVGAGDPGDDVTFLLAANPGEEPLPLARVASGGELARTMLALRLVLDEAQAPPTMVFDEVDAGIGGQAALAVGRRLATLAARSGGGDGARQVLVVTHLPQVAAFADAQLAVRKVERAGRAVAEAAVVSGEDRVVELSRMLSGHPRSAAARGHAEELLAAAAEDRAR